One part of the Oncorhynchus clarkii lewisi isolate Uvic-CL-2024 chromosome 7, UVic_Ocla_1.0, whole genome shotgun sequence genome encodes these proteins:
- the LOC139413100 gene encoding 1-acyl-sn-glycerol-3-phosphate acyltransferase gamma-like codes for MGLIAYIKSLFIVQLLVGFVFVVSGLIINFIQLCTCVLWPIDRQLYRKINTRLSYSLWSQLVMLLEWWSGTECTIFADQATVDKFGKEHVIIILNHNYEIDFLCGWTMCERYGVLGASKVLAKYELLKVPLIGWTWYFLEIVFCKRKWEEDRDTVFKGLAQLKDYPEFMWFLLYCEGTRFTPKKHEISMEVAESKGLPKLKYHLLPRTKGFTTTLSCLKGTVSAVYDVTLNFRDKKVPTLHGIVSGKKYMADMNIKRYPVEEIPEDEKECATWLHKLYQQKDALQEHYEKEGSFPGPTIKPPRRLWTLLNFLFWATLLLTPLLNFACGVFVSGSPLLIVGFLIFCIIASIAVRRLISVSEVNKTGSTYGKMEGKKEN; via the exons ATGGGGCTGATAGCGTACATCAAGAGCCTGTTCATCGTGCAGCTGCTCGTTGGATTTGTGTTTGTGGTCAGCGGCCTCATCATCAACTTCATTCAGCTCTGCACCTGCGTCCTATGGCCCATCGACAGGCAGCTCTACAGAAAGATCAACACCcgcctctcctactccctctggAGCC agctGGTGATGCTGCTGGAGTGGTGGTCGGGTACAGAATGCACCATATTCGCAGACCAGGCCACGGTGGACAAATTTGGCAAGGAGCACGTCATCATCATCCTCAACCACAACTACGAGATCGACTTCCTCTGTGGCTGGACCATGTGTGAACGCTACGGCGTGcttgga GCTTCAAAGGTCTTGGCCAAGTACGAACTGTTGAAGGTGcctctgattggctggacctggtACTTCCTGGAGATTGTCTTCTGTAAGAGGAagtgggaggaggacagagacactGTGTTCAAAGGCCTGGCCCAGCTAAAGGATTACCCTGAGTTTATGTGG ttCCTCTTGTACTGTGAAGGTACCCGTTTCACACCGAAGAAGCATGAGATCAGTATGGAGGTAGCAGAGAGTAAAGGTCTGCCGAAACTCAAATACCATCTACTGCCCAGAACCAAAGGCTTCACCACAACACTGAGCTGTCTCAAAGGCACAG TATCTGCTGTGTACGACGTGACACTAAATTTCAGAGACAAGAAGGTCCCAACGTTGCACGGCATCGTCAGTGGAAAGAAGTACATGGCCGATATGAATATCAA GCGGTACCCAGTGGAGGAAATCCCAGAGGACGAGAAGGAGTGTGCAACCTGGCTTCACAAGCTCTACCAGCAGAAG GATGCACTGCAGGAGCACTACGAGAAGGAGGGCAGTTTCCCCGGTCCCACCATCAAGCCCCCCCGTCGGCTGTGGACGCTGCTCAACTTCCTCTTCTGGGCCACCCTGCTTCTCACCCCCCTCCTCAACTTCGCCTGTGGGGTGTTTGTCAGCGGCTCTCCCCTCCTCATCGTCGGTTTCCTGATCTTCTGCATCATCG